The following coding sequences are from one Ramlibacter henchirensis window:
- a CDS encoding cytochrome P450 produces MDSTTTSDTVATRAMDALPGPRPWPLVGNALQIQRERFHLQLEEWARQYGSPFTFSIRERRFMVVTQADSIGQVLRRRPDLFRRTERIEKVSAQMGFLGLFTASGDTWRRQRPMVLAGLDPAHIRQFFPALVKVTDRLRRRWEKAAREGAVIDLQADLMRYTVDVTTGLAFGEDLNTLESAGDATIQQHLNVVMPALFKRLLSPMDPPAWLRRMRDREMEPHLRALRTAVHDFIAKARAALQARPELREQPQNLIQALVAARDRPGSGVTDEDVAGNVLTMLLAGEDTTANTLAWMLWHLHRHPEAAAAAREEVDRVLGGANGVHSLEQLAKLDVVEACASETMRLKPVAPFIMNQALGDTVVEGVSVRKGQMVICLMRPPGLQEQEFPQPERFDPLRWRAEGAAAHAMASAKRHTMPFGAGPRMCPGRYLALAEIKLAAAMVLANFELEEVAPEGGGEPRERIAIVMAPVGLKMRLRPRGPRAGLNPATPTSPAAGA; encoded by the coding sequence ATGGACAGCACAACCACTTCCGACACCGTGGCCACGCGGGCGATGGACGCGCTGCCCGGTCCCAGGCCCTGGCCGCTGGTGGGCAATGCGCTGCAGATCCAGCGCGAGCGCTTCCACCTGCAGCTGGAGGAATGGGCGCGGCAGTACGGCTCGCCGTTCACCTTCAGCATCCGCGAGCGGCGCTTCATGGTGGTCACGCAGGCGGACAGCATCGGCCAGGTGCTGCGCCGCAGGCCGGACCTGTTCCGGCGCACGGAGCGAATCGAGAAGGTTTCGGCGCAGATGGGCTTCCTCGGGCTGTTCACCGCCAGCGGCGACACCTGGCGGCGGCAGCGGCCGATGGTGCTGGCGGGGCTCGATCCGGCCCATATCCGGCAGTTCTTCCCCGCGCTCGTGAAGGTGACCGACCGGCTGCGGCGCCGGTGGGAGAAGGCGGCGCGCGAAGGCGCAGTGATCGACCTGCAGGCGGACCTGATGCGCTACACGGTGGACGTCACCACCGGTCTGGCGTTCGGGGAGGACCTCAACACGCTGGAGAGCGCGGGCGACGCCACCATCCAGCAGCACCTGAACGTGGTGATGCCGGCCCTGTTCAAGCGGCTGCTGTCGCCAATGGACCCGCCCGCGTGGCTTCGCCGCATGCGCGACCGCGAGATGGAGCCGCACCTGCGCGCGCTGCGCACGGCCGTGCACGACTTCATCGCCAAGGCGCGCGCGGCGCTGCAGGCGCGGCCGGAGCTGCGCGAGCAGCCCCAAAACCTGATCCAGGCGCTCGTGGCCGCGCGCGACCGGCCCGGCAGCGGTGTGACCGACGAGGACGTGGCCGGCAACGTGCTCACCATGCTGCTGGCAGGCGAGGACACCACGGCCAACACGCTGGCGTGGATGCTCTGGCACCTGCATCGCCACCCGGAGGCTGCGGCGGCCGCCCGCGAGGAAGTCGACCGCGTGCTGGGCGGTGCCAACGGTGTGCATTCGCTGGAGCAGCTGGCGAAACTCGATGTCGTGGAGGCCTGCGCGAGCGAGACCATGCGCCTGAAGCCCGTCGCGCCTTTCATCATGAACCAGGCCTTGGGCGACACCGTGGTCGAAGGCGTGTCGGTGCGCAAGGGCCAGATGGTGATCTGCCTGATGCGCCCGCCGGGGCTGCAGGAACAGGAGTTTCCGCAGCCGGAGCGCTTCGACCCGCTGCGCTGGCGTGCGGAAGGCGCGGCCGCGCATGCCATGGCCTCGGCGAAGCGGCACACGATGCCCTTCGGCGCGGGCCCGCGCATGTGCCCGGGGCGCTATCTCGCGCTGGCGGAGATCAAGCTGGCCGCGGCCATGGTGCTGGCCAACTTCGAACTCGAGGAGGTCGCGCCCGAAGGCGGCGGGGAGCCGCGCGAGCGGATCGCGATCGTGATGGCGCCGGTGGGATTGAAGATGCGCCTGCGGCCCCGAGGGCCGCGTGCCGGCCTCAATCCGGCGACGCCCACTTCTCCCGCAGCTGGCGCTTGA
- a CDS encoding class I adenylate-forming enzyme family protein produces MSTPTDSSAFPPFRVFSELVREHAAARPGHTAFVQGERRLSWGELDALADRIAAALQRDGVQPRESIAISGANSIEYATLFVGGLRAGAAVAPLPTGATREQLAGMVADSGARLLFADATVPALQLPVPRIAMDGSSGHRSLQDWLAPEGSRPKPVEPQPDWPFNIIYSSGTTGTPKGIVQPHGMRWAHMGRAEAGGYGPESVALLATSLCSNTTLVCMFPALSRGGTVVLTEGRFDPLGYLKLAERERATHTMLVPVQYQRLMAHPEFDRFDLSSFVMKFCTSAPFSAALKADILKRWPGGLTEYYGMTEGGGTCMLAAHEFPQKLHTVGKPAEGHDIRLIDEDGREVPPGELGEVVGRSASMMTGYHGQPGKTREAEWYDAQGNRYIRTGDVGRFDEDGFLVLMDRRKDMVISGGFNIYPSDLEAVLRQHEGVADVAVVGVPSAEWGESPVAWVVPAAGAPAPEALRQWANERLGKTQRLAGVRYIDELPRSDIGKVLKRQLREKWASPD; encoded by the coding sequence ATGAGCACGCCGACCGACTCCTCTGCCTTCCCGCCGTTCCGCGTTTTCAGCGAGCTCGTGCGGGAGCACGCGGCCGCGCGGCCGGGCCACACAGCATTTGTCCAAGGCGAGCGGCGGCTCAGCTGGGGCGAGCTCGATGCCCTCGCGGACCGCATCGCGGCCGCGCTGCAGCGTGATGGCGTGCAGCCGCGCGAGAGCATCGCGATCAGCGGCGCCAACAGCATCGAGTACGCCACCCTGTTCGTGGGCGGGCTGCGTGCCGGCGCGGCCGTGGCGCCGCTGCCGACCGGGGCCACGCGCGAGCAGCTCGCCGGCATGGTGGCCGACAGCGGCGCGCGGCTGCTGTTCGCCGATGCCACCGTGCCCGCGCTGCAACTGCCGGTGCCGCGCATCGCGATGGACGGCAGCTCGGGCCATCGCTCGCTGCAGGACTGGCTGGCGCCCGAAGGTTCGCGGCCGAAGCCGGTCGAGCCGCAGCCGGATTGGCCCTTCAACATCATCTATTCGTCCGGCACCACGGGCACGCCCAAGGGCATCGTGCAGCCGCACGGCATGCGCTGGGCGCACATGGGGCGGGCCGAAGCGGGCGGCTACGGACCGGAGTCGGTGGCGCTGCTGGCGACGTCGCTCTGCTCCAACACCACGCTGGTCTGCATGTTCCCGGCGCTCTCGCGCGGTGGCACCGTGGTACTGACCGAGGGCCGGTTCGATCCGCTGGGCTACCTCAAGCTGGCGGAACGCGAGCGCGCCACCCACACGATGCTCGTGCCGGTGCAGTACCAGCGGCTCATGGCCCATCCGGAGTTCGACCGCTTCGACCTCTCGTCCTTCGTCATGAAGTTCTGCACCAGCGCGCCTTTCTCCGCCGCGCTGAAGGCCGACATCCTCAAGCGCTGGCCCGGCGGGCTGACCGAGTACTACGGCATGACCGAGGGCGGCGGCACCTGCATGCTGGCGGCGCACGAGTTCCCGCAGAAGCTGCACACCGTCGGCAAGCCGGCCGAGGGCCACGACATCCGCCTCATCGACGAGGACGGCCGCGAGGTGCCGCCCGGCGAACTCGGCGAAGTGGTCGGCCGGTCGGCTTCGATGATGACCGGCTACCACGGCCAGCCCGGCAAGACGCGCGAAGCCGAGTGGTACGACGCGCAAGGCAACCGCTACATCCGCACCGGCGATGTCGGCCGCTTCGACGAGGACGGCTTCCTGGTGCTGATGGACCGGCGCAAGGACATGGTGATCAGCGGCGGGTTCAACATCTACCCGAGCGATCTCGAAGCGGTGCTGCGCCAGCACGAAGGCGTGGCGGACGTCGCGGTGGTCGGCGTGCCGTCGGCCGAATGGGGCGAGTCGCCGGTGGCCTGGGTGGTGCCCGCCGCCGGCGCGCCCGCGCCGGAAGCCCTGCGCCAATGGGCCAACGAGCGCCTGGGCAAGACGCAGCGGCTGGCCGGGGTCCGCTACATCGACGAGCTGCCGCGCAGCGACATCGGCAAGGTGCTCAAGCGCCAGCTGCGGGAGAAGTGGGCGTCGCCGGATTGA
- a CDS encoding class II aldolase/adducin family protein yields the protein MNHSFADLPEEAAARRELAACYRLFDQLGWTEAIFNHITLRVPSPPGSAHYLINPFGLHYCEVSASNLVKIDIEGNDITGTGRQVNRAGFVIHGAIHQARPDAHCVMHIHTTAGCAVSCKESGLRHDNFYSAMLYGDVGYHEYEGVTTNVDERPRLVQSLGNRNHLILRNHGLLTVGGSVAQCFQRLWTLQRACEIQLAADAGAGPNREIPVSVLEKVPASRLKMNDSTKADGVSQMMFDAMLRRAGISRDAL from the coding sequence ATGAACCACTCCTTCGCCGACCTTCCCGAGGAGGCAGCCGCCCGCCGCGAGCTCGCCGCCTGCTACCGCCTGTTCGACCAGCTCGGCTGGACCGAGGCGATCTTCAACCACATCACGCTGCGCGTGCCGTCGCCGCCCGGCTCGGCGCACTACCTGATCAATCCCTTCGGCCTGCACTACTGCGAGGTCTCCGCGTCCAACCTGGTGAAGATCGACATCGAGGGCAACGACATCACCGGCACCGGCCGCCAGGTCAACCGCGCGGGGTTCGTGATCCACGGCGCCATCCACCAGGCCCGGCCCGACGCGCACTGCGTCATGCACATCCACACCACGGCCGGCTGCGCCGTGTCGTGCAAGGAGAGCGGGCTGCGCCACGACAACTTCTATTCCGCCATGCTGTACGGCGACGTCGGCTACCACGAGTACGAGGGCGTCACGACCAACGTGGACGAACGCCCGCGGCTGGTGCAGTCGCTCGGCAACCGCAACCACCTGATCCTGCGCAACCACGGACTCCTTACCGTGGGAGGCAGCGTGGCGCAGTGCTTCCAGCGGCTGTGGACGCTGCAGCGGGCGTGCGAGATCCAGCTGGCCGCCGACGCGGGCGCGGGCCCGAACCGGGAGATCCCCGTCTCGGTGCTGGAGAAGGTGCCGGCCAGCCGGCTGAAGATGAACGACAGCACCAAGGCCGACGGCGTCTCGCAGATGATGTTCGACGCCATGCTGCGCCGCGCGGGCATCTCGCGCGACGCGCTCTGA
- the glgC gene encoding glucose-1-phosphate adenylyltransferase, translating into MAKEDLAFEHLIPARNLNEDARTAERLSLARQLPKRTVALVLAGGRGSRLRELTDRRAKPAVYFGGKFRIVDFALSNCINSGIRRIGVLTQYKSHSLLRHLQRGWNFLRGDANEFIDLLPAQQRINEADWYRGTADAIYQNIDILRSYGPEYILVLAGDHIYKQDYSLMLLDHVESGSKCTVGCIEVPRMEATALGVMHIDERRRITNFLEKPADPPAMPGKPDRALGSMGIYVFDAEYLYRLLEEDCNDPNSQRDFGKDVIPKLVAQGQALAHPLNLSSVPASTRHDPYWRDVGTVDAFWAANLDLASNMPELNIYDRDWPIWTHQEQLPPAKFVPDEGGRHGEIANVMVSGGCIVSGSDLTHSVLFSSVRVHSCCKIRETVILPGCDIGRGARLSRVVIDRGCRIPDGMVIGEDAEADARRFYRTDTGVVLVTPEMLEQL; encoded by the coding sequence ATGGCCAAAGAAGACCTCGCCTTCGAACACCTCATCCCCGCCCGCAACCTCAACGAAGACGCGCGCACGGCCGAACGGCTGAGCCTGGCGCGCCAGCTCCCCAAACGCACGGTCGCGCTGGTGCTGGCCGGCGGCCGTGGTTCGCGGCTGCGCGAACTGACCGACCGGCGCGCCAAGCCCGCCGTCTATTTCGGCGGCAAGTTCCGCATCGTCGACTTCGCGCTGTCCAACTGCATCAACTCGGGCATCCGCCGCATCGGGGTGCTGACGCAATACAAGTCGCACTCGCTGCTGCGCCACCTGCAGCGCGGCTGGAACTTCCTGCGCGGCGACGCCAACGAGTTCATCGACCTGCTGCCGGCCCAGCAACGCATCAACGAGGCCGACTGGTACCGCGGCACGGCCGACGCGATCTACCAGAACATCGACATCCTGCGCAGCTACGGCCCCGAGTACATCCTCGTCCTCGCCGGGGACCACATCTACAAGCAGGACTATTCGCTGATGCTGCTGGACCACGTCGAGTCGGGCAGCAAGTGCACCGTGGGCTGCATCGAGGTGCCGCGCATGGAGGCCACCGCGCTGGGCGTGATGCACATCGACGAGCGGCGGCGCATTACGAACTTCCTCGAGAAACCGGCCGACCCGCCCGCCATGCCGGGCAAGCCCGACCGTGCGCTGGGCAGCATGGGCATCTACGTCTTCGATGCCGAGTACCTGTACCGCCTGCTGGAGGAGGACTGCAACGACCCGAACTCGCAGCGCGACTTCGGCAAGGACGTGATCCCCAAGCTGGTGGCGCAGGGCCAGGCGCTGGCGCATCCGCTCAACCTGTCGAGCGTGCCCGCGAGCACCCGCCACGACCCTTACTGGCGTGACGTCGGAACCGTCGACGCGTTCTGGGCGGCGAACCTGGACCTCGCCTCCAACATGCCGGAGCTGAACATCTACGACCGCGACTGGCCGATCTGGACGCACCAGGAGCAGCTGCCGCCGGCCAAGTTCGTGCCCGACGAGGGCGGCCGGCACGGCGAGATAGCCAACGTCATGGTCTCGGGCGGCTGCATCGTGTCGGGCTCCGACCTGACGCACTCGGTGCTGTTCTCCAGCGTCCGCGTGCACTCGTGCTGCAAGATCCGCGAGACGGTGATCCTGCCCGGCTGCGACATCGGCCGCGGCGCGCGCCTTTCGCGCGTGGTCATCGACCGCGGCTGCCGCATCCCGGACGGGATGGTGATCGGCGAGGATGCCGAGGCGGACGCGCGGCGCTTCTACCGCACCGACACCGGCGTGGTGCTGGTGACGCCGGAGATGCTCGAACAGCTGTGA